Genomic window (Caldinitratiruptor microaerophilus):
GCGATCCCCGCTTCGCCCGGACCGGCTCATCCCGACCGAGACGCGGCGGCGACGAACAGCTGACTCCCGGCGGCCGGCGCCGGCCTACCGGCGGGACCCAGGGGCCTCTCCAAGGGCGTCCTGGTCCGCCGGGCGGCGGACTGACCGGCTGCCCGCCGGGTGGAGCACCCACTATCTCACACCGGCTCTCGCACAGGCGGGATTGTGACATGGAAGCTGGCGAGATTCTCGAGGCAGTACCGGATGAGCGCGATGGTGCGGTTTCTGTCCGCAGTGGCCGTCCACACGGCTCTCACCCGATCCAGGAGCCTGTCGTAATCCTGTGGAGGGATCCCGAAACCCCAGCCGGAGGTCATGGCAAACCGGTCCAGTCGCAGGAGACGGGTAACGATGCCCATACCGGGCTCGCCTGTGCTGACCAGGCCGAAGTCGGCCAGCCGGTAGGTCTCTCTGCCGAGTGACAGCGCATCCCGAATGACAAGGTACTGGGTGGTGACCTGTTCGATGTGAAACAAGCCCACCCGGGACTCCCCGATCGCCCGGTGCAGGGCGGCAGCCTCCGGGTCGGCCGGGGCGTTACGGGCGCAGAAGTGCACGATCACGGGGCGGCCGTGGCGGCGGACCTCGTACAAGGCGGTGTCCATGACCAGGCTCTCCTCGTTTCCCGACCGGGTGGCAAGCACCCCGCCGGGTGCCAGGAGGCCGAGCCGCTTCGCGGCCTCGGCGAATTCGTCCGGCAGCACCTCCTTCAGGGCCAGGCGATAGATCTGGTTGAGTCGCGCTCTGGCCGACCGGTACGCCTCGAGCACCGGAACGCCGTCGCCTTCCGGTGACTCTGCTGCGGGCAGGCTCAGG
Coding sequences:
- a CDS encoding SEC-C domain-containing protein; protein product: MGKELLSVPEGPGFYVTRTEEMEPDPTGKPRVMTQIVFIPYGREEDCPCGSGQAFGSCCLPLGVSRIFAASPGGGYAPAIVHTEEWNHLTFDTVREKLAGRPEFACMEDSPQRCFWRYRGQQGTGREFFGTVELLPGRLIAQTLSRPRHAHIRAALEETLGPLPRGRLQVEVLRHVEGPAPAGLSLPAAESPEGDGVPVLEAYRSARARLNQIYRLALKEVLPDEFAEAAKRLGLLAPGGVLATRSGNEESLVMDTALYEVRRHGRPVIVHFCARNAPADPEAAALHRAIGESRVGLFHIEQVTTQYLVIRDALSLGRETYRLADFGLVSTGEPGMGIVTRLLRLDRFAMTSGWGFGIPPQDYDRLLDRVRAVWTATADRNRTIALIRYCLENLASFHVTIPPVREPV